In Parabacteroides timonensis, the genomic stretch GCGTATCCGAGTCGATCGTGCCGTCAGGTGTAAAAGTAATGCTACGGGTAACGGGAGTCCGGGTAGCCAGCACATTCAAGTTAAAGCTGGCATCTACTTCTGCCAATGTGTGCGGAGTAATTCCCCCTTCTTCTACTTCCGTCCGTGTACAACCGCCTGCAACCAACAGAAACAACAATACAAACAACCTTATTTTACTTACTCGTTTCATTGTATTTCGATTATATATATTCGTCAACTATCTCCTCCGACATCACCATTTCCACTCCACATTATTTTCGTCCACGTCGCAACCGTTACAGTCGTACCGATCCCTTCATTGATGTCGGGATCAGGATAAGGGGTGTCGGGACTTCCCACATTATCGTCTGTGAAAACGACTGCATTCCAGTCCAGCACCTTCATCAGCAAGCTACTTTCGTTATTCTTCACCTCAAGGGTAAAAATATAGCGTTTGCCTTCATCAAAAGTGATATTCTTGTCGATAGTCGCTTTCAGGGTCGCCGTTTCATCGTTCCTCACCACATCGATCTCTACCTCGAAAGGCTGGCTGTCTTTGGGAAGGATAACTCCTTTCGTCTTGTTCAGCCCCGAATTGTCCGGATCGGATTCCGGTTCCACCGGTTCGAACTCCCCTTCAACGAATGCGACCTGTGCATCCGTCCCGCTACCGCCTCCCGTAGGAAGGATACCTGTATCGCTGCCCGCTATCAGATCGGCTCCCGAAGAGGATATCTTTTTTATCACCAGCCCCGTTCCGTACAGTTTCTCAAAAGAAGAGGCATTGTCGGGGGAAGGGGCAACATTGAATACCAACATCGCACATTTCCGCCGGAAAGTTCCGAGCGTAACCTGTTGTGAATCTTTCGTCACCGCCACCCCGCGAACAAAGCCGGTCATCACATCTTCCTTATGGGGGACACCTGTTATCTTATAATAGCCATCCTCCCCTTTTTGCAACGGACGAGCCGGAGAAACGGCATAGAAATCGTAAACGCCTCCCCGTACGATCAAACCCTTGCCCTCTCCTTCCACCCGCTTTCCTTCGGAATCAACCAGGCAGGGTGACAGAGAACCGTCCGCTTTTACCACATAGGTGGCTTCAAACGTAGGTGCCTCCGTAGAGAAGGAAGCCTCTTGCGATTCACCGCCTACCTTACCGGTAAACCACGCCCCGACACGTACGGTCGTCCCTACAGGTAAAAGGGTCGGTGACGGAGAAACAGTTTCCCCTGCACGGGTCAGGAGTTCCGGAACACCCAGGTCTGGCTTACCGAAACTGACCGCCACCAGCCGCGCTGTATCCGGCATGTCCTCTACCGGACCGGCTGTGCAACCGACCAGTAATCCTATCAGATATATCAAATACCGTTTCATCATTATAATGCTTTTATATAGTAACTGATAGTACCTTTATTCCATCGGAATATCATACTCTCCGCCATCATTCCAGCCTGCCACCCGGATATCTGTCAATTCAATCCCCTGCGCCTGCATGCGGATATTATAGATATAATTATATCCCTTCTCCCACTTGGCCGTAAATGTGCCCGGATCAGTTCCGCTACTCCCGGACGGCTTCATCGCAAAGACACGGCCGTCATCCAGCGTCAGTTCCAATGTGGCACTCACACCTGCCACCGGAATAACCAACCCGAAAGCCTGAACAGCCGTTTGACCGGTTTCATCCGTTGTAAGCTCACTTCCGATACCGCGCATATCCCCATCTGCTGTAAATATCAGTTGATCGACTGCCGTCAGCGTACCTTCCAAACCGCCTGTCGAAAGGTTCAGTTTGGCGGAGGTAGACTTTTTAAATCCTCCGCTACTTTTCAGTACTACCTTCTTTATCAGGCAACCGTCAAAAGCCTCTCCCTCCTCCGATACGCGGAAGCTCACCTTTGCCAGCGCATGTTGCATCAGAAGCGACACCTCCGGATGCCAACGGTCTACCTGCCCTGTCGTCTTACAGTAGAGATAATCATCCTGATCGGTTTCCCATTGAACATCGGTCGTAGCATCCACCGGATTACCACCGTCATTAAAGTAGAACTTCTGCTTATCCAGCACCTTGACACCACTCATCAACGGTACTTTCGGAGTTCCCGAAAGCGACACACTTTTCTCAGACGGAGTATAACCATAGACTGTCCCTTTCTCCGTATACAGGCAAAGGGGATCCTCTCCTTCCGCCAACTCCCAAGCCGGTACGGCAGCAACGGCATTGTAAGTAAACGACTGGCTTTTGATGCCGCTCGCATAGAAACTCACTGTACCGCTACTACTCTCTTTGGTGACGCATACGCCTACGGATGTGAGCGGATTAGGGTTAGGTTCCTTATCGCCGGGACCTCCCGTTACGACGCTTCTCGATTCCACCTCCAACGACAAGCCCAGGCTCTTTATACTCAGAGGAACACCCTCTTCCGCATCACCGCCACCGGGCCCGGGCGGAACAATTTCCGCCTCGGTACAAGCTGCACACAGCAATAGAAACACAGTCGGTAATAGGTATAAGAACTTTTTCATGGGCTGTACTTTTTATGGAGTTATTACAATGGGATTTCGTCCTGTTCGTTATCGACCCAAGCTTCTACCGCTACATCCACAACTGTCAGCTTGTTACGACCAGCCGAGAACGTATAGATATAATTGTTACCAGCTTCCCAGGTGTTTCCCAATAGGGTGATGGGATAAACGACTGCTGCATTTGAACCTTCCTGCAACGTGATTTCCACATCTATCTCATTATCGTCGAAAGTCACTATCGGGTAAATTACCGCACTGACTGTCCGGGATACATTCTTTCCGGTTATCGCAGAGGAGGAGGTAGAAGTTCCTGCCTTAAAAGCATGTTCACCTTCTGTTCCTTCCTCGTCTATCTGCCTCATCAATATATAGTTCGTTACCGTACGGGACAAACTGGTAGTAGTCGATGTTCCTGTGATCGCTCCGTCTGTCAATGCCATCATTCCATCTCCTGTCTTAAACTGATTTGAACCTCCGGTATGATTTTTAACTTCAAATTTGGTGAAGTTCACGTCCTTATCGCTCAGATGTCCCCCATCATACACACGAAACGAAATCATTGCCATAGCATGTTTCATATCCAAATTGATCTTATAACCCGGATTATTTTCGTTCGTATTATCCGGATCTGCATCCGGCGCAACGGGAGTCTGTCCACTGGCACGTCCGTTATTGACATTACGGCCCGCCTCTCCGGCAAAATACAGGTAGTCTTTTTCTGTTGAGAGTGAAAGGTTAACCAGATCGGCCTTAGCTGTCGCCGCCCATGCATTGGTTTTCCAATATTTTTTTGCATTGTTTGCTGTGGCATCGATTTCACCGCTAGCGAGAACTTTTACCGGAATTTTAAGGTCGGATTCTCTGCTTATAGATAGTGAAATACTTGAATTATAGGGATAATAAGCATACACCTTGCCGACCTCTTTTGTCAGATAATAAGGAACTTCTTTTGTTGATTCAT encodes the following:
- a CDS encoding BF2992 family fimbrillin-A clan protein, whose product is MMKRYLIYLIGLLVGCTAGPVEDMPDTARLVAVSFGKPDLGVPELLTRAGETVSPSPTLLPVGTTVRVGAWFTGKVGGESQEASFSTEAPTFEATYVVKADGSLSPCLVDSEGKRVEGEGKGLIVRGGVYDFYAVSPARPLQKGEDGYYKITGVPHKEDVMTGFVRGVAVTKDSQQVTLGTFRRKCAMLVFNVAPSPDNASSFEKLYGTGLVIKKISSSGADLIAGSDTGILPTGGGSGTDAQVAFVEGEFEPVEPESDPDNSGLNKTKGVILPKDSQPFEVEIDVVRNDETATLKATIDKNITFDEGKRYIFTLEVKNNESSLLMKVLDWNAVVFTDDNVGSPDTPYPDPDINEGIGTTVTVATWTKIMWSGNGDVGGDS
- a CDS encoding fimbrillin family protein codes for the protein MKKFLYLLPTVFLLLCAACTEAEIVPPGPGGGDAEEGVPLSIKSLGLSLEVESRSVVTGGPGDKEPNPNPLTSVGVCVTKESSSGTVSFYASGIKSQSFTYNAVAAVPAWELAEGEDPLCLYTEKGTVYGYTPSEKSVSLSGTPKVPLMSGVKVLDKQKFYFNDGGNPVDATTDVQWETDQDDYLYCKTTGQVDRWHPEVSLLMQHALAKVSFRVSEEGEAFDGCLIKKVVLKSSGGFKKSTSAKLNLSTGGLEGTLTAVDQLIFTADGDMRGIGSELTTDETGQTAVQAFGLVIPVAGVSATLELTLDDGRVFAMKPSGSSGTDPGTFTAKWEKGYNYIYNIRMQAQGIELTDIRVAGWNDGGEYDIPME
- a CDS encoding fimbrillin family protein, which encodes MKTTKTMWVMLIALLTATSCSETETGIDPEPGNDGQVSLGITPNLKVDAGTKAATKSVVSGETITYPVKQFTSSDYAPGLGVLVTNSGATGWYTPDGTEYTGHHVWYMGDDTGKNWISIKEKKDTYESTKEVPYYLTKEVGKVYAYYPYNSSISLSISRESDLKIPVKVLASGEIDATANNAKKYWKTNAWAATAKADLVNLSLSTEKDYLYFAGEAGRNVNNGRASGQTPVAPDADPDNTNENNPGYKINLDMKHAMAMISFRVYDGGHLSDKDVNFTKFEVKNHTGGSNQFKTGDGMMALTDGAITGTSTTTSLSRTVTNYILMRQIDEEGTEGEHAFKAGTSTSSSAITGKNVSRTVSAVIYPIVTFDDNEIDVEITLQEGSNAAVVYPITLLGNTWEAGNNYIYTFSAGRNKLTVVDVAVEAWVDNEQDEIPL